One part of the Oncorhynchus kisutch isolate 150728-3 linkage group LG22, Okis_V2, whole genome shotgun sequence genome encodes these proteins:
- the LOC116356333 gene encoding ADM-like, with the protein MKVALQTTICLCVLATILPLVKGTKVGLNYNLKKRFRGWLPSRLRAALHSSSALDSGILSGPGQREETDSSVFNSRSRRSIVTSVKRPGCSLGTCTLQNLVHRLHILNNRLKVNRAPEDKISSQGYGRRRRRSPTALCFANSPCGEIEIGLEQREALRNPSTGHPVQTNLSQAEKRSVNLVNARCFFWLAEILLRSYS; encoded by the exons ATGAAAGTGGCTCTTCAAACCACCATCTGCTTGTGTGTTCTAGCCACAATTTTACCTCTGGTGAAAGGCACCAAAGTTGGCCTGAACTACAACTTGAAAAAGAG ATTTAGAGGCTGGCTACCGAGTCGCTTGAGGGCAGCTCTCCACAGCAGCTCTGCCTTAGACTCAGGGATCCTCAGTGgaccagggcagagagaggagacggacTCCTCTGTATTTAATTCCAG GTCCAGAAGATCCATTGTGACCTCAGTGAAAAGACCTGGCTGTTCTCTGGGAACATGCACCCTGCAAAACCTGGTCCATCGGCTGCACATCCTCAACAACAGGTTAAAGGTCAACAGAGCCCCGGAGGATAAGATCAGCTCGCAGGGTTATGGTCGCCGCCGCCGCAGGTCTCCCACAGCTCTATGCTTTGCTAACTCTCCATGCGGAGAGATTGAGATTGGGCTGGAGCAGCGAGAGGCGCTAAGGAATCCATCTACAGGCCACCCTGTTCAGACAAACTTGAGTCAGGCAGAGAAGAGGAGTGTCAATCTAGTGAATGCCAGGTGCTTTTTTTGGCTGGCTGAGATACTGCTGAGGTCCTATTCCTGA